Proteins found in one Rhinolophus ferrumequinum isolate MPI-CBG mRhiFer1 chromosome 9, mRhiFer1_v1.p, whole genome shotgun sequence genomic segment:
- the LOC117027258 gene encoding LOW QUALITY PROTEIN: guanylate-binding protein 1-like (The sequence of the model RefSeq protein was modified relative to this genomic sequence to represent the inferred CDS: inserted 1 base in 1 codon), protein MASEIHMPGPICLIENTRGQLVINAAALKTLSAITEPLVVVAIVGLYRTGKSYLMNRLAGKNKGFSLGSTVQSHTKGIWMWCVPHPKKSNHTLVLLDTEGLGDVEKGDNQNDSWIFALAILLSSTFVYNSMGTINQQAMDQLHYVTELTDRIRANSSPDASEVEDSAAFVSFFPDFVWTLRDFSLDLEADGQSISADEYLENSLKLKQGTSQKDKNFNLPRLCIRKFFPKKKCFIFDRPTHRKKLGQLETLHDDELDSEFVQQAAAFCSYIFNNSKTKTLSGGIEVNGPRLESLVLTYVDAISCGDLPCMENAVLALAQIENSAAVKKAIAHYDQQMGQKLQLPTDTLQELLDLHRASEKGAIEVFMKNSFKDVDNLFQKELAAELEKKRDDFCKQNMKASSDRCSALLEDIFIPLEESIKQGIYSKPGGYRLFIQKMQELKNKYLQEPRKGVQAEEILQAYLKSKESISDAILQTDQTLTEKEKEIEVQRVKAESAEAAAKMLEEIQAKNQQLMEQKEKSYQEHVKQLTEKMESERIQSMAEQQRILDLKLQEQAQLLKEGFKNESRQLHNEIQNLKKNMXKTQEAMHYKLKI, encoded by the exons ATGGCCTCCGAGATCCACATGCCAGGCCCGATATGCCTCATTGAAAACACTAGAGGGCAGCTGGTGATTAATGCAGCAGCTCTGAAGACCCTGTCCGCCATTACAGAGCCTCTTGTCGTGGTGGCCATTGTGGGTCTCTACCGCACAGGCAAATCCTACCTGATGAACAGGCTGGCGGGGAAGAACAAGG GCTTCTCTTTGGGCTCCACAGTGCAGTCTCACACCAAGGGAATCTGGATGTGGTGTGTGCCCCACCCCAAGAAGTCAAACCACACCCTAGTTCTGCTTGACACTGAGGGTCTGGGGGATGTAGAGAAG GGTGACAACCAGAATGACTCCTGGATCTTTGCCCTGGCAATACTCCTGAGCAGCACCTTCGTCTACAACAGCATGGGGACCATCAACCAGCAGGCCATGGACCAACTGCA CTATGTGACAGAGCTGACAGATCGAATCAGGGCAAATTCCTCACCTGACGCAAGTGAGGTTGAGGATTCTGCTGCATTTGTGAGCTTCTTTCCAGACTTTGTGTGGACGCTGAGGGATTTCTCCCTAGACTTGGAAGCAGATGGACAATCCATCTCAGCAGACGAGTACCTAGAGAATTCACTCAAACTTAAGCAAG GTACCagtcagaaagacaaaaattttaatcTGCCCCGACTCTGTATACGGAAGTTCTTCCCAAAGAAGAAATGCTTTATCTTCGATCGGCCCACTCACCGGAAGAAGCTAGGCCAGCTTGAGACACTGCATGATGATGAACTGGACTCTGAATTCGTGCAACAAGCTGCCGCCTTCTGTTCCTACATCTTCAACAATTCCAAAACTAAAACTCTTTCAGGAGGCATCGAAGTCAACGGGCCTC GACTGGAGAGCCTGGTGCTGACCTATGTCGATGCCATCAGCTGTGGGGATCTGCCCTGCATGGAGAATGCAGTCCTGGCCTTGGCCCAGATCGAGAACTCGGCCGCAGTGAAAAAGGCCATTGCTCACTATGACCAGCAGATGGGCCAGAAGCTGCAGCTGCCCACTGACACCCTCCAGGAGCTTCTGGACCTGCACAGGGCCAGTGAGAAAGGGGCCATCGAAGTCTTCATGAAGAATTCCTTCAAAGACGTagacaatttatttcaaaaggaattagcg GCTGAGCTAGAAAAAAAGCGAGATGACTTTTGTAAACAGAATATGAAAGCATCATCAGATCGTTGCTCAGCTTTACTTGAGGATATCTTCATTCCTCTAGAGGAAAGTATAAAGCAGGGGATTTATTCTAAACCAGGAGGGTATCGTCTTTTCATCCAGAAGATGCAAGAGCTGAAGAATAAGTACCTTCAGGAACCCAGGAAGGGAGTACAG GCTGAAGAAATTCTTCAGGCATACTTGAAGTCCAAGGAGTCTATATCTGATGCAATTCTACAGACAGACCAGACtctcacagaaaaggaaaaggagattgAAG TGCAACGTGTGAAAGCTGAATCTGCAGAGGCTGCAGCAAAAATGTTGGAGGAAATACAAGCAAAGAATCAGCAATTgatggaacagaaagaaaagagttatCAGGAACATGTGAAACAATTGACTGAGAAGATGGAGAGTGAGAGGATCCAGTCAATGGCAGAACAACAGAGGATTCTAGATCTTAAACTTCAG GAACAGGCCCAGTTACTAAAAGAAGGATTCAAAAATGAGAGCAGACAACTTCATAATGAGATACAGAATCTCAAGAAGAACA GAAAGACCCAGGAAGCTATGCACTATAAGCTAAAGATTTAA